The sequence ACGTAGCGGGAATCCCCGACAGCCCCGAAACGGGTGACCAATTCGGCTTCTCGCTCGCGGTCGGCAACTTCAATGGCGACACGCAGTCGATCGGCAACGAGGTCTACGACTTCGACGACCTCGCGATCGGCGCGCCGGGGGAAGACGGAGTCGGCGCTGTGCTGATCATCTATGGCAGTCCGTGGAACGTCCTGCCGGGAGGCAGCGTGTTCCTGAGAGAGTCGGATTGGGGTTCACTCCCGGAGCTGGATGACTTCTTCGGCTGGTCTCTCGCCGCCGCGGACTTCGACGGCAACGGCGCCGACGATCTGGCGATCGGAGCCCCGTACGAGGACCTCGGGGCTCGCACCGACACCGGCATGGTCACCGTGCTCTATGGTCAGATGTTCACCGGGTTCGACTTCGGCCTGAACGAGTGGTGGAGCCAGGCCGCGATCTACGGCTCAGGGTTCGCGCGCGACTTCGACCGTTTCGGTCATGCGCTCTCAGCTCTCAGGTTCGATCCGCACTGGGATGCCGTGGGCGAGCCGTTCGGCATCTCCACTCTGGTGATCGGAACACCCGGCATGAGCACCTTCCAGGGCGGAGTCTCGGTCGTGCGCGGCACGACGGCCGGGCTGGGTCCGGTGTACAAGGTGGGTCTCTTCGGATGGGACTTCGGCGCCGCACCGAGCACCCCGGAGAGCGGGTCCTTCGGCTCCGTTTTCGCGACCGGCGACTTCGACGGCAACGGCCACGAAGATCTCGCGATCGGTCATCAGCAACGCGCGGTAGGCGGTATCCCCGGCGCCGGCGCCGAGCTCGTCCTCTACAGCTCCACTTTCGCGGACGGCTTCGACCGTCTTGGCGACATCTTCGACTGGTCGGCCGCGGTGCCCTGAGCCTTTTCAGCCGGTAGAGCCGGGAGTTTCGACGGTTCCGCCGGCGAGCCGGGTGCGCAGCCAGGCGCGGGCGAACTGCCAGTCGCGCTTGACGGTAGCAGGGGAGGTCTCGAGGCAGCTCGCGATCTCCTCGATCTCCATGTCGACGAAGTAGCGCATCTCGACGACGCGCGTCTG is a genomic window of Thermoanaerobaculia bacterium containing:
- a CDS encoding FG-GAP repeat protein — its product is MRIEILSAVPRLVPNGLLALALPTLALLAPSTGFAQGPGWVGLSSVRSQYFENEDLLFYVPEAFDNFGAALATGDFNGDGADDLATGIPYDNGQAGFEMNNVGLAIVRYGIPGFGLETGLADTVLRDTEDVAPDDNFGFALAAGDFNGDGFDDLAVGEPGNHVLNYGKVHVFYGSPGGIPVLAGHRFWYPGGALENCRFGSVLAAGDFNADSFDDLAAGMPQCMVWSNQGIFDDVGAVVVIEGNSGGLLPTQSPLNFHLINQDVAGIPDSPETGDQFGFSLAVGNFNGDTQSIGNEVYDFDDLAIGAPGEDGVGAVLIIYGSPWNVLPGGSVFLRESDWGSLPELDDFFGWSLAAADFDGNGADDLAIGAPYEDLGARTDTGMVTVLYGQMFTGFDFGLNEWWSQAAIYGSGFARDFDRFGHALSALRFDPHWDAVGEPFGISTLVIGTPGMSTFQGGVSVVRGTTAGLGPVYKVGLFGWDFGAAPSTPESGSFGSVFATGDFDGNGHEDLAIGHQQRAVGGIPGAGAELVLYSSTFADGFDRLGDIFDWSAAVP